One stretch of Marinobacterium iners DNA includes these proteins:
- a CDS encoding ADP-ribosylglycohydrolase family protein, with the protein MGALVGLAVGDALGAPVEFCQRGRFTPVTTMAAGGKFKMSLGEWTDDTAMALCLADSLIECRGFDARDQMERYWRWGNEGYNSTRERAFGVGKTVAKAMSRYRRTGDPFAGSDDPLSAGNGSIMRLAPVVLYYLSRPDEATRFAAESSRTTHQAEESIQACQLMAHVMCKAIHGAEEKAELFQNASHLGCSGLITGIANRSYLDKQEGQIQGSGYVVESLEAALWCFETTDSFHDAVLKAVNLGDDADTTGAVCGQIAGAYYGFDSIPPEWVGDLMEGQRIIEAAESLINQGMEVIQPSDHKGSI; encoded by the coding sequence ATGGGCGCACTGGTTGGGTTAGCGGTTGGTGACGCTCTGGGCGCACCGGTGGAGTTCTGCCAAAGGGGGCGTTTTACTCCGGTCACTACCATGGCAGCAGGTGGCAAGTTCAAGATGAGCCTGGGTGAATGGACCGATGATACCGCCATGGCTCTGTGTTTGGCTGATAGCCTGATTGAATGCCGTGGCTTTGATGCTCGAGACCAGATGGAACGGTATTGGCGCTGGGGTAACGAAGGCTACAACTCGACCCGTGAAAGAGCCTTTGGCGTTGGCAAGACGGTGGCCAAGGCCATGAGCCGATACCGGCGTACCGGTGATCCTTTTGCGGGCTCTGATGATCCTTTGTCGGCAGGGAATGGATCCATCATGCGTCTGGCTCCGGTCGTTCTGTACTACCTTTCCCGGCCAGATGAGGCAACCCGTTTTGCTGCTGAGTCTTCACGAACAACACACCAGGCAGAGGAGTCGATACAAGCCTGTCAGCTGATGGCGCATGTGATGTGTAAGGCGATTCACGGCGCAGAAGAAAAGGCCGAGCTGTTTCAAAACGCTTCCCACTTGGGCTGCTCTGGGCTGATTACTGGCATTGCAAACCGGTCATACCTCGATAAGCAGGAAGGCCAGATTCAAGGCAGCGGGTATGTTGTGGAGTCCTTGGAGGCGGCACTCTGGTGCTTTGAAACTACGGACAGTTTCCATGATGCGGTGCTGAAAGCAGTGAACCTGGGGGATGATGCCGATACTACTGGCGCTGTATGCGGGCAGATAGCTGGCGCTTATTACGGCTTTGACTCAATACCACCAGAGTGGGTTGGCGATCTCATGGAAGGACAGAGAATCATTGAAGCAGCAGAGTCTCTAATCAATCAGGGAATGGAAGTTATCCAGCCCAGTGACCACAAGGGCAGCATTTGA